Proteins from a single region of Weeksella virosa DSM 16922:
- a CDS encoding zinc finger-like domain-containing protein — MVMNIEEVKKLINNKSVSNSKLLKEARNTFYAITLHTKGARPSFKDLSSPSAGTIYPPDYLGEEYQRLFDKFLLSKHPREEDVTRQWRYSQYRPLTKSPFQRLIKVVKGMIYQDTKYTLKVENKTNEEYLNGANFQENNNFISLFKNIFVQAMLEDPNGYIVIIPTKHRKETLHLTEPLEISFLYVRSIDIIHDENQDLIFKTQDGNHVFWINKTDIIRFKKNQKNEWVNEAGYFNHKFSFIPAVKLGGIYANNNFYKSFLDDALPIADEYISSHSSEQLVDKEASYPYIQQATIDCPTCHGIGSTQEIVEICELYPNGTKQVPCSTCQGKKQISINPAERYEVPVDNMDRDMVRIINPNIAVNQYHRDKNRDIFNAILDSLNLLKVDEAQSGVAKTIDRDNLYQFASNISDRLFELKEFCLKCFIAYRLPAPKFEGGFTLIKPYKFDTQTANDLLSEIQTAIANGLPLNVRLSLINDFVEKRFKGNDVQIKINQVLSILDKTYGLTIAEIKDAKDIGYITEEDIANAKQVKDSIQKIILDNSFEYIREKKVSEIINYIHNKDN, encoded by the coding sequence ATGGTAATGAATATCGAGGAGGTAAAAAAATTAATCAATAATAAAAGTGTTTCTAATTCCAAATTATTAAAGGAAGCTAGAAACACTTTTTATGCGATTACATTACACACGAAAGGTGCTAGACCATCATTTAAGGATTTGTCAAGCCCCTCAGCTGGAACAATCTATCCTCCAGATTATTTAGGTGAGGAATATCAACGGCTATTTGATAAATTTTTATTATCTAAACACCCTCGAGAAGAAGATGTTACAAGGCAATGGAGATACAGTCAGTACCGTCCACTAACAAAATCCCCTTTTCAGAGACTAATAAAAGTCGTAAAGGGAATGATTTACCAAGACACAAAATACACACTTAAAGTAGAAAATAAAACAAATGAAGAGTATTTAAACGGTGCTAATTTTCAAGAAAACAACAATTTTATTTCGTTGTTTAAAAATATCTTTGTTCAAGCAATGTTGGAAGACCCAAACGGATATATCGTTATTATACCAACAAAGCACAGAAAAGAAACACTGCACTTAACCGAGCCTCTTGAAATTTCCTTTTTATACGTAAGATCTATCGATATTATACACGACGAAAATCAAGATTTAATATTCAAAACACAAGACGGTAATCATGTGTTTTGGATAAATAAAACAGATATAATACGATTCAAGAAAAATCAAAAAAATGAATGGGTCAATGAAGCTGGCTATTTTAACCATAAATTTAGCTTTATACCTGCTGTTAAATTAGGTGGCATTTATGCTAATAACAATTTTTATAAATCATTTTTAGATGATGCTCTGCCAATTGCGGATGAATATATTTCTAGCCATTCATCAGAACAGCTTGTCGACAAAGAAGCATCATATCCATATATTCAGCAAGCAACTATAGACTGTCCTACTTGTCACGGAATTGGATCTACGCAAGAAATCGTAGAGATTTGCGAACTTTATCCAAACGGAACAAAACAAGTACCATGTAGCACGTGTCAAGGGAAAAAGCAAATTTCAATAAACCCTGCCGAACGTTATGAAGTGCCCGTTGACAATATGGATCGTGACATGGTCCGCATTATTAATCCTAATATTGCGGTAAATCAATACCATAGAGATAAAAACAGAGATATTTTTAATGCTATTCTTGACAGTCTGAATTTATTAAAAGTAGATGAAGCGCAATCAGGAGTTGCGAAAACAATTGATAGAGATAATCTTTATCAATTCGCATCCAATATATCGGATAGGCTATTTGAGCTTAAAGAATTTTGTTTGAAATGTTTTATTGCTTACAGACTTCCCGCCCCTAAGTTTGAAGGGGGATTCACTTTAATAAAGCCTTATAAATTCGACACTCAAACTGCTAACGATTTATTATCTGAAATACAAACAGCAATTGCAAACGGATTGCCTTTAAACGTAAGGTTAAGTCTTATTAATGATTTTGTTGAAAAGCGATTTAAAGGAAATGATGTACAAATAAAAATTAATCAGGTGTTATCTATTCTTGATAAAACTTATGGATTAACAATAGCAGAAATTAAAGATGCTAAAGATATAGGTTATATAACTGAAGAAGATATTGCTAATGCTAAACAGGTTAAAGATAGCATCCAAAAAATAATACTAGATAATTCTTTTGAATATATCAGAGAGAAAAAAGTATCAGAAATAATTAATTATATCCATAATAAAGATAATTAG
- a CDS encoding PBSX family phage terminase large subunit produces the protein MRALLHEDNINPVYIPFFQTTKRYVNLRGGAGSSKSYTTAQKLLSILLNPYGHKEKVLALRKVGTTLRHSVFALFKEIIHAYNLDVQYKSSTMSFHAPNGNEIILAGLDDSEKIKSVAGITKIWLEEATEFTEEDFDQLDLRIRGHVDSFYQIILTFNPIHERHWIKRKFWDTPEEGGEYDPEMMFNLVTTYRDNKFLDEQYKQKLEKLINSNINLYRVYVKGEWGIEQNDNMWLYAFSNEKHVKPSIPFLPTYDVYLSFDFNKDPLTCLAFQMSPNKGDHHSFIHVIKEFGGKKSLEDLCTEIKMYFPGSILYVTGDSSGNTEGVVGYQSIHDSAYTLIRSYLDIQPKQLQPITSNLHFENSRLLMNQMFAHYPNLFISAEGCPNFINDCVIATIDEKSHKPHTLKKDRDLYKMDYFDGGRYFFQRYFHDFAKTNYFNIKGKIPA, from the coding sequence ATGCGCGCTTTACTCCATGAAGATAATATTAATCCAGTTTACATACCGTTTTTCCAAACTACAAAAAGGTATGTAAATCTTCGTGGTGGTGCAGGTTCATCCAAAAGTTACACAACAGCTCAAAAGCTACTTTCCATTTTATTAAATCCGTATGGACACAAAGAAAAGGTACTTGCACTCAGAAAGGTTGGAACTACTCTTCGTCATTCTGTTTTTGCATTGTTTAAAGAAATAATTCATGCCTACAATTTAGACGTTCAATACAAAAGCAGTACAATGTCATTTCACGCTCCTAACGGCAATGAAATAATTTTGGCTGGGCTAGATGATTCTGAAAAAATTAAATCGGTTGCTGGAATTACTAAAATATGGCTCGAAGAAGCGACAGAATTTACCGAAGAAGACTTTGACCAGCTTGATTTACGTATACGCGGGCATGTCGATTCTTTTTATCAAATTATTCTTACTTTTAATCCTATTCATGAAAGGCATTGGATTAAACGAAAATTTTGGGACACTCCAGAAGAAGGTGGAGAATATGACCCAGAAATGATGTTTAATTTAGTAACAACATATAGGGATAATAAATTTTTGGATGAGCAATACAAGCAAAAACTAGAAAAGCTTATTAACTCAAACATCAACTTATACCGAGTTTATGTAAAAGGTGAATGGGGTATTGAACAAAACGACAATATGTGGCTTTACGCTTTCTCGAATGAAAAGCACGTGAAACCATCAATACCATTTCTACCAACATATGATGTTTATCTTTCATTTGATTTTAACAAAGATCCGTTGACGTGTTTAGCATTTCAAATGTCGCCAAACAAAGGCGATCATCATAGTTTTATACATGTAATCAAAGAATTTGGAGGTAAGAAATCACTTGAAGATTTATGTACTGAAATTAAAATGTATTTTCCTGGTTCAATATTGTACGTTACAGGTGATAGTTCAGGAAATACGGAAGGTGTAGTCGGGTATCAATCGATACACGATTCTGCTTATACTTTGATTAGATCATACCTTGACATCCAACCAAAACAATTACAACCAATCACATCAAATCTGCATTTCGAAAACAGTAGATTATTGATGAATCAAATGTTTGCACATTACCCAAATCTTTTCATATCCGCAGAGGGTTGTCCGAATTTTATAAATGATTGTGTTATCGCAACGATTGACGAAAAAAGCCACAAACCGCATACGCTCAAAAAAGACCGTGATTTATACAAAATGGATTATTTCGATGGTGGTCGTTACTTCTTCCAACGTTATTTTCACGATTTCGCTAAAACAAATTATTTCAATATAAAAGGAAAAATACCAGCATGA
- a CDS encoding VRR-NUC domain-containing protein, whose product MSYPNIYVQNPKKKKQSNHESKLQQQCVKWFRLQFRDVMIFSIPNGGSRHQKEVAKIKAEGVVAGVSDLFIMKASRGFHGLFIEMKYGKNTTTEKQDVFLAKARSERYATAVCYSFEEFVKITTQYLKN is encoded by the coding sequence TTGAGTTACCCGAACATTTACGTCCAAAATCCGAAGAAGAAAAAGCAGAGTAATCACGAAAGTAAATTACAACAGCAATGCGTAAAATGGTTTAGGCTACAATTTCGTGATGTGATGATATTCTCAATTCCGAATGGTGGATCAAGGCATCAGAAAGAAGTAGCAAAAATCAAAGCTGAAGGTGTGGTAGCTGGTGTTTCAGATTTATTCATCATGAAGGCATCGAGAGGATTTCACGGATTATTCATTGAAATGAAATATGGTAAAAACACAACTACCGAAAAGCAAGATGTTTTTTTAGCCAAAGCGCGAAGCGAACGCTACGCAACAGCTGTTTGTTATTCCTTTGAAGAATTCGTAAAAATCACTACACAATATTTAAAAAACTAA